A genomic segment from Peribacillus sp. ACCC06369 encodes:
- a CDS encoding sigma-70 family RNA polymerase sigma factor, which yields MINKLREDIFEGKDNGKILREVYPELLRFCRFLTQNNWDGDDLAQETILKAMQGYGKKTEITTALLKTIARHSWIDTIRKRKKESLEELDTEQQGSIGENAFETVEYIIKSLTPKQAVVFILKEGFLYRSKEISDYLNTTETAVKAILNRVKKRFDNGVEERKLSCAEDWQDDEEQRLMSLMTKALKAQDPDILIRSIPSFKSLNSESMVPKLMNRSIHSKACFTPSNTLSMAA from the coding sequence ATGATAAATAAGTTGAGGGAAGATATTTTTGAAGGGAAGGATAACGGCAAGATTTTGCGTGAAGTCTATCCAGAATTGCTTCGTTTTTGCCGATTCCTGACCCAAAATAATTGGGATGGGGATGATTTGGCACAGGAAACGATATTGAAGGCAATGCAGGGCTATGGAAAGAAAACGGAGATAACAACGGCTTTATTGAAGACGATTGCCCGCCATTCCTGGATTGATACGATACGAAAAAGAAAAAAGGAATCTTTAGAAGAGTTGGATACCGAACAGCAGGGATCAATTGGGGAAAATGCCTTTGAAACGGTTGAATATATTATAAAATCCCTTACCCCGAAACAAGCTGTAGTGTTCATATTAAAGGAAGGATTCCTCTATCGCTCCAAAGAAATCTCAGATTATTTGAACACGACGGAAACGGCGGTAAAGGCCATCTTGAACCGTGTGAAAAAGCGTTTTGACAATGGCGTCGAAGAGCGTAAGTTGTCCTGCGCGGAAGATTGGCAAGACGATGAGGAACAAAGGCTCATGTCCCTGATGACAAAGGCTTTAAAAGCCCAAGATCCTGATATCCTCATTAGAAGCATCCCATCTTTCAAATCCCTGAACAGTGAATCGATGGTTCCTAAACTGATGAATCGTTCGATACATTCAAAAGCATGCTTCACTCCTTCAAACACACTCTCAATGGCTGCATAG
- the thiC gene encoding phosphomethylpyrimidine synthase ThiC, protein MMSNSVNDMNVSIMSSFAGSKKVYVEGSRPDIKVPMREIKLSPTTGAFGEEENPPLRVYDTSGFYTDSEYPIDIHKGLAPIRRNWVLEREDVEEYEGREIKPEDNGYRKVDSQSKVEIFPGLKRKPLRAMEGQNVTQLHYARKGIITPEMEFISIRENVAPEFVREEVASGRAIIPANINHPESEPMIIGRKFHVKINANIGNSAVSSSIEDEVEKMTWATRWGADNIMDLSTGKNIHTTREWIIRNSPVPVGTVPIYQALEKVNGVAEDLNWEVFRDTLIEQAEQGVDYFTIHAGVLLRYIPLTAKRVTGIVSRGGSIMAQWCLAHHQESFLYTHFEEICEIMKAYDVSFSLGDGLRPGSIADANDEAQFAELETLGELTKIAWKHDVQVMVEGPGHVPMHLIKENMDKQLEVCQEAPFYTLGPLTTDIAPGYDHITSAIGAAMIGWFGTAMLCYVTPKEHLGLPNKEDVRVGVITYKIAAHAADLAKGHPHAQKRDDALSKARFEFRWRDQFNLSLDPERAVEYHDETLPAEGAKTAHFCSMCGPKFCSMRISQDIRDLAKEKGLGFESVIDEGLKEKANEFRKTDGKIYQ, encoded by the coding sequence ATCATGAGTAATTCAGTAAATGACATGAACGTTTCAATTATGTCCAGTTTTGCTGGGAGTAAAAAGGTGTATGTTGAGGGATCTAGACCTGATATTAAAGTACCTATGCGTGAAATTAAGCTAAGTCCGACTACAGGGGCATTCGGCGAAGAGGAGAATCCGCCTTTACGAGTTTATGACACAAGCGGTTTCTATACGGATTCAGAATATCCCATTGATATTCATAAAGGTCTTGCCCCGATTAGACGCAACTGGGTCCTGGAACGGGAAGACGTTGAAGAGTATGAAGGACGTGAAATAAAACCAGAAGATAATGGGTATAGAAAAGTGGATTCACAATCCAAAGTAGAAATTTTTCCGGGATTGAAAAGAAAACCATTGCGAGCGATGGAAGGGCAAAACGTAACCCAGCTCCATTATGCCCGTAAAGGTATCATTACCCCAGAAATGGAATTCATTTCGATCAGGGAAAATGTTGCCCCTGAGTTTGTAAGAGAAGAGGTAGCTAGCGGACGGGCGATCATTCCGGCAAATATTAACCACCCTGAAAGTGAGCCTATGATCATCGGACGAAAATTTCATGTGAAAATAAATGCGAATATCGGAAACTCAGCTGTTAGTTCATCGATCGAAGATGAAGTGGAGAAAATGACTTGGGCTACACGATGGGGAGCCGACAATATAATGGATCTTTCCACCGGAAAGAATATTCACACCACCCGGGAATGGATTATCAGGAATTCGCCTGTGCCAGTTGGAACTGTTCCGATATATCAAGCATTGGAAAAAGTGAATGGAGTCGCGGAAGATTTAAATTGGGAAGTTTTTAGGGATACATTAATCGAGCAGGCCGAGCAAGGTGTCGATTACTTCACTATACACGCTGGTGTGCTTTTGCGATATATCCCTTTAACAGCGAAGCGAGTTACGGGAATTGTTTCCCGAGGGGGCTCCATCATGGCACAATGGTGCTTGGCCCACCACCAAGAAAGCTTTCTCTATACTCACTTTGAAGAGATTTGTGAAATCATGAAGGCATATGATGTCTCTTTCTCATTAGGCGACGGCCTCCGTCCTGGATCCATTGCAGATGCAAACGATGAGGCTCAATTTGCTGAATTGGAAACATTGGGGGAACTGACGAAGATTGCATGGAAGCACGATGTTCAAGTCATGGTTGAGGGACCCGGTCACGTACCTATGCATTTAATTAAAGAAAATATGGATAAGCAGCTGGAAGTGTGTCAAGAAGCACCATTCTATACCCTAGGACCATTAACAACGGATATAGCACCTGGGTACGATCATATTACTTCTGCAATTGGTGCTGCCATGATTGGATGGTTTGGAACTGCCATGCTTTGTTATGTGACACCGAAAGAGCATCTGGGACTTCCGAATAAAGAGGATGTTCGAGTAGGGGTCATTACCTATAAAATTGCAGCCCACGCAGCTGACCTTGCAAAAGGCCATCCGCATGCACAAAAACGGGATGATGCCCTTTCTAAGGCTAGATTCGAATTTCGTTGGAGAGATCAGTTCAATCTTTCTCTCGACCCTGAAAGGGCGGTTGAATATCACGATGAAACTCTACCAGCTGAAGGTGCCAAAACAGCCCATTTCTGTTCAATGTGCGGACCTAAATTCTGTAGTATGAGAATCTCACAGGACATCCGTGATTTGGCAAAAGAAAAGGGTCTGGGCTTTGAGTCGGTAATCGATGAAGGGCTTAAAGAAAAAGCCAATGAATTTAGGAAAACGGACGGAAAAATCTATCAATGA
- a CDS encoding zinc-dependent alcohol dehydrogenase, with protein MKAVTFQGAKDIQVKQVEDPKLQQKDDIIVRVTSTAICGSDLHIYQGALPTHKDYVIGHEPMGIVEEVGPEVSKVKKGDRVVLPFNISCGHCYYCEHDMESQCDNSNPNEAVDTGGYFGFTERYGNYPGGQAEYLRVPYGNFMPFVIPESCELEDEALLFMSDVLPTAYWSVENAGVKKDDTVAVLGCGPIGLMAQKFAWMKGAKRVIAIDNLPYRLNKAKQMNQVEAYNFDEYNDMGGYIKEITSGGADVIIDCVGMDGKKSKIEAIEQKLKLQGGTLSAIEIAINAVRKFGTIQLTGVYGSKYNMFPLGNLFERNINIKMGQAPVIHYMPKLFDKITAGDFDPTEIISHRVPLEKASEAYQIFNDHEDECIKVVLKP; from the coding sequence ATGAAGGCTGTAACTTTCCAAGGTGCAAAAGATATTCAGGTAAAACAAGTTGAAGATCCGAAACTTCAGCAAAAGGATGATATCATCGTCCGAGTGACTTCAACGGCGATTTGCGGGTCCGATCTCCATATATATCAGGGCGCTTTGCCTACGCATAAAGATTATGTCATTGGTCATGAACCGATGGGAATCGTTGAAGAAGTGGGTCCGGAAGTATCGAAAGTGAAAAAAGGGGACAGGGTTGTCCTGCCTTTCAACATTTCTTGTGGACATTGTTATTATTGTGAACATGATATGGAGAGTCAATGTGACAATTCCAACCCCAATGAAGCGGTGGATACTGGAGGATACTTTGGTTTTACGGAACGATATGGGAACTATCCAGGAGGACAGGCGGAATATTTAAGGGTCCCTTATGGGAACTTCATGCCGTTTGTCATCCCAGAGTCATGTGAACTTGAAGATGAGGCGCTTCTGTTCATGTCCGATGTGCTGCCAACCGCTTATTGGAGTGTAGAGAACGCAGGCGTCAAGAAAGATGATACGGTAGCGGTACTGGGCTGTGGGCCAATTGGCTTGATGGCCCAGAAGTTCGCTTGGATGAAGGGCGCAAAAAGGGTCATTGCCATCGACAATCTTCCTTATCGGCTCAATAAGGCAAAACAGATGAATCAGGTTGAAGCGTATAACTTCGATGAGTATAACGATATGGGCGGCTATATTAAGGAAATCACTTCAGGCGGGGCGGATGTCATCATTGATTGTGTGGGAATGGATGGCAAGAAATCGAAGATTGAGGCGATTGAGCAAAAGTTGAAACTTCAGGGTGGAACGTTAAGTGCGATCGAAATTGCCATTAACGCCGTGCGTAAATTCGGCACGATCCAACTGACTGGCGTATATGGGTCCAAATATAATATGTTCCCGTTAGGCAATTTATTTGAAAGGAACATTAATATAAAAATGGGACAAGCACCGGTCATACACTATATGCCAAAGCTTTTTGATAAAATCACAGCTGGAGATTTCGACCCGACGGAAATCATATCCCATAGAGTTCCTCTCGAAAAAGCGAGTGAAGCATATCAAATCTTTAATGATCACGAAGATGAATGTATTAAAGTGGTGCTAAAGCCATAA
- a CDS encoding DUF6241 domain-containing protein, whose product MTHQKVRSQDKWGAIPMSPKIIEEVYYIINTSDCGSDLVNYQKCCLLH is encoded by the coding sequence ATGACTCATCAAAAGGTTCGATCGCAAGATAAATGGGGAGCTATACCAATGTCCCCTAAGATTATTGAAGAAGTTTATTATATAATCAATACAAGTGATTGTGGTTCGGATTTGGTGAACTATCAAAAGTGCTGCTTATTGCATTAG
- a CDS encoding tyrosine-type recombinase/integrase, giving the protein MKWSLKRHCSERDYILFLLGINTGMRVSDLLSLKIKDIKGKMEVTIKEGKTKKPRIIQLNNVCNELAAYIATIDGEWLFPSRKGDKPISKIQAYRQLNKAADMVDIENVGTHTMRKTFGYWFYKRSKDLTDLQMILNHSHPDITLKYIGIADGGTDDSLNDFVLWKDGRNVTD; this is encoded by the coding sequence ATGAAATGGTCATTGAAAAGACATTGCAGCGAGAGAGACTACATATTGTTCTTGTTAGGCATCAATACCGGCATGCGTGTGTCTGATCTATTATCGTTGAAGATAAAGGATATTAAAGGCAAGATGGAGGTCACCATCAAGGAAGGCAAAACAAAGAAACCAAGAATCATACAGCTTAATAATGTATGCAATGAATTGGCCGCCTATATAGCCACCATTGATGGTGAATGGCTATTCCCCTCACGCAAGGGCGATAAGCCTATAAGTAAGATACAAGCCTACAGGCAACTTAATAAAGCAGCAGACATGGTAGACATCGAGAACGTCGGTACCCATACCATGCGGAAAACATTCGGGTACTGGTTCTATAAACGAAGTAAGGACCTTACTGATTTACAAATGATCCTTAACCATTCACACCCTGACATTACACTTAAGTACATTGGGATTGCTGATGGAGGAACAGATGACAGCTTAAATGACTTTGTACTATGGAAGGACGGAAGAAATGTCACTGACTGA
- a CDS encoding histidine phosphatase family protein, producing the protein MKIGLVRHFKVAHEFPTGKSVTADDMKQWFEDYDAADIIYGTTLFGMEEWQECYCSDMSRAVKTAEHIYPGKVHRMEELREIPSPPLKGKVKLPFILWAIWIRCCSMFNRQTRAEIKIAEQRINKVLDEIFTKGDRDVLIVSHAALMIYMRKELIRRGFTGPKFKIASNGKLYVFER; encoded by the coding sequence ATGAAAATTGGTTTGGTACGGCATTTTAAGGTGGCACATGAATTTCCTACTGGGAAATCTGTGACGGCGGATGATATGAAGCAATGGTTTGAGGACTATGATGCAGCGGATATTATTTATGGAACGACTTTATTTGGCATGGAGGAATGGCAGGAATGTTATTGCAGTGATATGTCGAGAGCTGTCAAGACAGCGGAACATATCTATCCAGGTAAGGTTCATCGAATGGAGGAGCTGCGGGAAATACCTTCTCCCCCTCTTAAAGGAAAAGTGAAGCTGCCGTTCATCCTATGGGCCATCTGGATTCGATGCTGCTCGATGTTCAACAGGCAGACAAGGGCGGAAATTAAGATCGCTGAACAAAGGATCAATAAGGTATTGGATGAAATCTTTACAAAGGGGGATAGGGATGTTCTGATCGTGAGTCATGCCGCCCTCATGATATATATGAGAAAAGAGCTGATCCGACGGGGGTTCACCGGTCCAAAATTCAAGATTGCAAGTAATGGAAAGCTGTATGTATTCGAAAGATGA
- a CDS encoding alpha/beta hydrolase, producing MKKFSIAATSILVILVVTYGVAGNFFYNIALNPNKEKDFLSNNPHLAQSEAVSVEVAESSKLADAEFSKEHQPDEMGIVSSDQLKLSAKLYENNNQDHKWAIVVHGYTGNNTQMIRLIRNFHENGYNVLAPDLRGHGKSEGEYIGMGWDDRKDMLLWIKQITDKDPQADIALFGISMGGATVMMTSGEKLPTNVKVIVEDCGYSSVMDVFTYQLDDLFGLPKFPVMNAANTVTQLRAGYDLNEASAVKQVLKSKTPMLFIHGEDDTFVPYSMLDDVYNAANVDKDKLIIPGAGHGEAELVDPEKYWNKVWGFVDKYME from the coding sequence GTGAAGAAATTCAGTATCGCTGCGACAAGTATTCTTGTAATTCTAGTCGTTACATATGGAGTGGCAGGAAACTTTTTTTACAATATCGCCTTAAACCCGAATAAGGAAAAAGACTTTTTAAGCAATAACCCCCATCTTGCCCAATCTGAAGCCGTTTCTGTTGAAGTCGCTGAATCCAGTAAATTGGCTGATGCGGAATTTTCCAAAGAGCATCAACCGGATGAGATGGGCATTGTTTCTTCAGACCAACTAAAACTAAGTGCTAAACTTTATGAAAATAATAACCAAGACCATAAATGGGCTATTGTCGTTCACGGTTATACCGGCAATAATACACAAATGATTCGGTTGATACGCAATTTTCACGAAAATGGATACAATGTGTTGGCACCTGATCTTCGTGGACATGGAAAAAGCGAAGGAGAATACATTGGAATGGGCTGGGACGATCGGAAAGATATGCTTTTATGGATCAAGCAAATTACCGACAAAGATCCACAGGCAGACATTGCATTATTCGGGATATCCATGGGAGGGGCAACCGTCATGATGACCTCTGGGGAAAAGCTGCCTACCAATGTTAAAGTTATTGTAGAGGATTGCGGTTATTCATCGGTAATGGACGTATTCACCTATCAACTTGATGATTTGTTTGGATTGCCAAAATTCCCAGTAATGAATGCAGCCAACACAGTGACCCAGCTCCGTGCAGGCTATGATTTAAATGAAGCATCAGCTGTCAAACAAGTGCTCAAAAGTAAAACACCAATGTTATTCATCCATGGGGAAGATGATACATTCGTCCCTTATTCCATGCTGGATGACGTATACAATGCAGCGAACGTAGACAAAGATAAATTGATAATACCGGGGGCCGGGCATGGTGAAGCTGAACTAGTGGATCCGGAAAAGTATTGGAACAAAGTATGGGGTTTTGTGGATAAATATATGGAGTAA
- the clpP gene encoding ATP-dependent Clp endopeptidase proteolytic subunit ClpP: protein MTTIPYVIEQSSKGERSYDIYSRLLKDRIIMIGEEVTDHLANSVVAQLLFLAADAPDKEITIFINSPGGSTSAGFAIYDTMQYIKPDIRTVCTGMAASFGAMLLLAGTKGKRCALPNSEIMLHQPLGGARGQATEIEISARRILKLKDHINQIISERTGQPIEKVAKDTDRDYFLSASEAKEYGIIDEIILQVN, encoded by the coding sequence ATGACTACCATTCCATATGTAATTGAGCAATCCAGTAAGGGTGAACGCTCATACGATATTTATTCCAGACTTTTAAAGGACCGAATCATCATGATTGGGGAAGAGGTCACCGATCATTTAGCCAATAGTGTGGTTGCTCAATTGTTATTCTTGGCAGCAGATGCACCTGATAAAGAAATTACCATCTTCATAAATAGTCCAGGGGGATCGACTAGTGCCGGTTTCGCCATTTATGATACGATGCAATATATTAAGCCTGATATCCGAACTGTATGTACGGGGATGGCTGCATCATTCGGTGCCATGCTTTTATTGGCAGGTACCAAAGGAAAAAGGTGCGCATTGCCAAATAGTGAGATCATGCTTCATCAACCGCTTGGTGGGGCAAGGGGGCAAGCCACGGAAATTGAAATTTCTGCCCGAAGGATTTTGAAGCTAAAGGATCATATCAATCAGATCATCTCGGAAAGAACTGGGCAGCCTATCGAAAAGGTGGCGAAGGATACAGATCGTGATTACTTCTTAAGCGCAAGTGAGGCGAAGGAATACGGTATAATCGATGAAATAATCCTTCAGGTTAATTAA
- a CDS encoding ATP-binding protein, with protein sequence MAMISFLLLVGISVSPISWKDNPYEMTLQVILISGMIISLLFFLKTEVNFYKTLFIFLITVYLYGKFWIFPDTAIMLALFAIAPLIPIFLFDKIGFYIVSTLNIILGPASILTISQTDLQYTYEYVALDSFGNTLNFIAIQIILVFVFIGTNNRMESTNAFHKEIQQAKQLNSVGQLAATIAHEIRNPITVVKGFAQLLDQEKELNETEKFYVQTMLTELEYTQVIINDYLSLAKPQTDNIQVIPLNYEIQKISDLLTSFANNRNIGFILDFRDNLHINMNPIELKQILVNIMKNGIESMNNPGFIKVETEQERTMAKIRITDTGIGLSKDQLAILGTPFYSLKDKGTGIGLTVCYSIVQKYKGKIVVQSELNKGTSFTIYLPLFKEIV encoded by the coding sequence ATGGCAATGATATCTTTTTTACTTTTGGTGGGGATTTCTGTATCACCTATAAGTTGGAAAGATAATCCTTACGAGATGACATTACAGGTCATTTTAATATCGGGGATGATAATTTCTCTGTTATTTTTCTTAAAAACAGAAGTCAATTTCTATAAAACCCTATTCATTTTCTTAATTACTGTTTATTTATATGGCAAATTTTGGATATTCCCAGACACTGCAATTATGCTGGCTTTATTTGCTATAGCACCCTTGATTCCCATTTTTCTCTTTGATAAAATTGGATTTTATATTGTCTCCACTTTAAATATCATATTAGGTCCTGCTTCCATCTTGACCATTTCGCAAACGGACCTTCAATACACTTATGAATATGTCGCTTTGGATAGTTTCGGCAATACGCTTAATTTCATCGCTATACAAATCATATTGGTATTCGTATTCATTGGAACCAATAATAGGATGGAATCCACTAATGCATTCCATAAGGAAATTCAGCAGGCCAAGCAATTGAACTCAGTCGGACAGCTCGCTGCCACCATTGCACATGAGATACGGAATCCCATTACAGTCGTAAAAGGGTTTGCCCAGTTATTAGATCAAGAGAAGGAACTGAATGAAACGGAAAAATTTTATGTACAGACCATGCTTACAGAACTTGAATATACACAAGTGATTATCAATGACTATTTGTCTTTGGCAAAACCGCAAACGGATAATATACAGGTCATTCCTTTAAATTATGAAATCCAAAAGATTTCCGATCTATTAACCAGTTTCGCCAATAATCGCAACATAGGCTTTATCCTGGATTTCCGTGACAACCTACATATTAATATGAATCCCATCGAGCTTAAGCAGATACTGGTCAATATCATGAAAAATGGAATTGAGTCAATGAACAATCCTGGATTCATCAAGGTGGAAACAGAGCAGGAACGCACTATGGCAAAAATACGAATAACGGATACAGGAATAGGTCTTTCCAAAGACCAGCTTGCAATACTCGGCACTCCATTTTATTCGCTTAAGGATAAGGGAACTGGTATCGGCCTGACCGTTTGTTATTCCATCGTTCAAAAATACAAAGGGAAAATCGTGGTGCAAAGCGAATTGAACAAGGGAACATCTTTCACCATTTATTTGCCCTTATTTAAAGAAATAGTATAA
- a CDS encoding HAD family hydrolase, which yields MVKAVFFDLDDTLLWDQKSVKEAFVATCEVAKEKYDLNVDEFEEAVRKEARELYSSYDTYAFTQMIGINPFEGLWGNFQDDHDEFRKMAGIAPAYRKEAWTRGLKALGIDDPEFGLELAERFPAERRKKPFIYEESFRVLDELKGKYKLLLLTNGSPELQNTKLEITPELVPYFDQIVISGAFGRGKPDASIFEHALEIMELDKDEVLMVGDNLMTDILGASRVGIKSVWINRHDKERNEVLPTYEIKHLEELFPILESL from the coding sequence TTGGTGAAGGCAGTTTTTTTTGATTTAGATGATACATTACTATGGGATCAGAAAAGTGTAAAAGAGGCTTTTGTGGCTACATGCGAAGTGGCTAAGGAGAAGTATGATTTGAATGTCGACGAGTTTGAAGAAGCTGTGCGGAAGGAAGCGCGTGAGCTTTATTCTTCTTACGATACATATGCATTTACTCAAATGATCGGTATCAACCCATTTGAGGGGCTATGGGGAAATTTTCAGGATGATCATGATGAATTCCGGAAGATGGCCGGGATTGCACCGGCTTATCGGAAAGAAGCGTGGACGAGAGGCTTGAAGGCATTAGGGATCGATGACCCGGAATTTGGGCTTGAACTGGCAGAACGTTTCCCTGCCGAGAGACGCAAAAAGCCATTTATCTATGAAGAATCATTCCGTGTGTTAGATGAATTAAAAGGGAAGTACAAATTGCTATTGCTTACGAACGGGTCTCCTGAACTGCAAAACACCAAACTTGAAATTACGCCTGAACTAGTTCCTTATTTCGACCAAATCGTCATTTCTGGTGCGTTTGGAAGAGGTAAACCGGATGCCTCCATTTTTGAGCATGCTTTGGAAATCATGGAGCTTGATAAGGATGAAGTATTGATGGTCGGCGATAATTTAATGACGGATATCCTTGGAGCGTCCCGGGTAGGCATAAAGTCGGTTTGGATAAATCGCCATGATAAGGAACGGAATGAAGTGCTTCCAACCTATGAAATCAAGCATTTAGAGGAGCTTTTCCCAATCCTTGAGAGCCTGTAA
- the glsA gene encoding glutaminase A: protein MGCQCRSNNELQQLVDEAKKYTNKGTVADYIPALEKANPGDLSVAIYYPDGKGYCAGDVSGKMTLQSISKVLTLALVLMEKGEEYVFSYIGKEPTGDPFNSIAKLETNKPSKPLNPMINAGALTVTHMVAGESVNERFQRILHFIRELTQNPTIGFNEEVARSEYNTADLNRSLSYFLKQHNVINGDVEDLIELYSKQCAIEMDSQDLARIGCVLAMNGKDLLTGRQIIPGDIARICKTFMVTCGMYNASGEFAINVGIPAKSGVSGGIMGAVPGKCGIGIYGAALDEKGNSVAGIKILEMMAKKYSLSMFNL from the coding sequence ATGGGATGTCAATGCAGGTCCAACAACGAATTACAGCAACTGGTTGATGAGGCAAAAAAATATACAAATAAGGGAACAGTGGCAGACTATATACCGGCTCTTGAAAAGGCTAACCCTGGGGATTTATCTGTTGCTATTTACTATCCTGACGGAAAAGGATATTGTGCGGGGGATGTAAGTGGTAAAATGACCCTGCAAAGCATATCGAAAGTTTTGACACTTGCTCTGGTATTAATGGAAAAAGGGGAGGAATATGTCTTTTCCTATATAGGAAAAGAACCCACCGGTGACCCATTTAATTCGATTGCCAAGCTAGAGACAAACAAGCCATCCAAGCCATTAAACCCGATGATCAATGCAGGAGCATTGACTGTGACCCACATGGTTGCAGGTGAAAGTGTAAATGAGCGATTTCAGCGTATTTTACATTTTATCCGGGAGTTGACGCAAAATCCTACTATCGGGTTTAATGAAGAAGTTGCCCGGTCAGAATACAATACAGCAGATTTAAATAGGTCGTTAAGCTATTTTTTAAAGCAGCATAATGTAATAAATGGGGATGTGGAGGACTTAATCGAATTGTATTCAAAGCAGTGTGCCATTGAAATGGACAGCCAGGATTTGGCGAGGATTGGCTGTGTGCTGGCCATGAATGGGAAAGATTTGTTGACGGGAAGGCAAATCATCCCCGGGGACATTGCCCGTATTTGCAAGACATTCATGGTTACCTGCGGCATGTATAACGCATCAGGTGAATTTGCCATTAATGTAGGCATACCGGCTAAAAGCGGTGTATCAGGGGGAATCATGGGGGCCGTACCCGGAAAATGTGGAATTGGAATTTATGGTGCAGCGCTGGATGAGAAGGGGAATAGCGTTGCCGGGATAAAAATCTTGGAAATGATGGCGAAGAAGTATTCCTTAAGCATGTTTAATTTGTAA
- a CDS encoding glycerophosphodiester phosphodiesterase has product MGASAANENHSNSSIYEKKIVNVAHRGASGYAPEHTIPAYQLGEQMEGDYIEIDLQMTKDGRLIAMHDEKVDRTTNGTGLVKDLTLAEVKKLDAGTWFNEKYPQLAKKKYEGLTVPTLEEVFKKFGRQANYYIETKSPDVYPGMEEELLKVLKDYKMVDSKGRTKNVLIQSFSQESLLKVHDMNPKLPLVQLFSYKNQATISDEELESIKEYAIGVGPNFSKVDGQYVKMVRDHGLQFHPYTVNERADMKKALEWGATGLFTNYPDVFNEVLREYKHNNNGNL; this is encoded by the coding sequence ATGGGGGCTTCAGCAGCAAATGAAAATCATTCGAATTCATCTATTTATGAGAAGAAAATCGTGAATGTCGCACATCGCGGAGCTTCCGGTTATGCACCTGAACATACCATTCCCGCTTATCAATTGGGAGAACAAATGGAAGGCGACTACATAGAAATCGATCTTCAGATGACCAAGGATGGAAGATTGATAGCGATGCATGATGAAAAGGTTGATCGTACAACGAATGGTACAGGTCTGGTGAAGGATTTAACTCTGGCAGAAGTCAAAAAACTGGATGCCGGTACATGGTTCAATGAAAAATATCCGCAATTGGCAAAAAAGAAATATGAAGGGTTAACGGTACCCACTCTTGAAGAAGTCTTTAAGAAATTCGGCAGGCAGGCCAATTACTACATTGAAACAAAGTCCCCTGATGTATATCCAGGAATGGAAGAAGAACTTCTGAAGGTTTTGAAAGATTATAAAATGGTAGATTCAAAGGGCCGTACCAAAAATGTACTTATACAATCGTTCAGTCAAGAAAGCCTTTTGAAGGTTCATGACATGAATCCAAAGTTACCGCTTGTGCAACTTTTTTCTTATAAGAACCAAGCAACCATTTCTGATGAAGAATTGGAATCGATTAAGGAATATGCCATTGGAGTTGGCCCGAACTTCAGTAAGGTTGACGGACAATATGTGAAGATGGTTCGAGACCATGGCCTTCAATTCCATCCATATACAGTAAATGAAAGAGCGGACATGAAAAAGGCTCTGGAATGGGGTGCAACGGGGCTGTTTACGAATTATCCCGATGTATTTAACGAGGTACTAAGAGAGTATAAGCACAATAACAATGGGAATTTATAA